A segment of the Candidatus Caldatribacterium sp. genome:
CCGGTGATGAGGTTGACCTCCGCCCCCTCTTCAAGAATCACAATGTTGTGCACACTCTGCACCCGGGCTTTCTCTGACACGAGAAGACAAGCCTGAAGAGGCAACTCAACTTTTGTGTGGGCGAAAACTCGAATGAAGTACCCCTCTGTGGGACAGAGCTCGGCAAAGGCCGTGTACTTGTCCGCATCAACAGGAACAAGACCCCACCAGTATTCCAAGAGTTCCGGATACTTCCTGAGCGCTTCCTGCGAACTCATGATCTCGAGCTTACCCTGGAAGGCCCGCTGGACCCTCTCGTACACCGCGGAACGGTCCACCTGGAGGTAAGTGGCAGCTTTTTCGCCCTCGAGTTCTACTCCCGCGTAGAGTGCTGCTTCCTTGAGCTGTTCCCCTACTTCCCGAACATCTTCAACTCTCTCCCGAGGGGCACAGAGGTAGAACTGCGAGAGATCAATATCCGGTCCTAAGGGTGCTCGCTTGGTGAGGGCTCTCTCTGCCCGTTCCCGCAGGTCTTTCAGGTACTCTTCCTGGACCTTCATCGGTCACACCTCGCGCATTCCTCGTATCCCTTCTCCTTGATATCGGCGAAGAGATCCCGGGGATTGCCACTGCACACGATTCGGCCGTTCATCAGGACATGTCCCCGGTCGGCGTTGAGGTACTCAAGGATGTACCCTGTGTGAGTAATGACAAGGCCAGAGCGCTTCTTCGTCCGCACCTGGTCCCGCTCAAAGAGTTCCCGAAGAGCCCGGCCCACAAGGGCGATGCTGTCAAGGTCCACTCCTGACTCGGGCTCATCGACCATAGAGAAGAGAGGGCGCTGGAGAAGGAGCTGGAAGAGTTCTGCCCGTTTCATTTCTCCCCCCGAGAACCCTTTTCCCACATCCCGGTCAAGGAGGTAGGAGCAATTCACCCGCGCGGCAACCTCTTCAAGGGAATCGGTTACACCTTGTCTGTCAAGAACAATGCGCCCAAGCATACGGAGGGTAATACCGCTTATCGTGGGCATTTTCTGAAAAGCCATACCAATGCCAAGGCGTGCCCGTTCCTCCACATCGAGATAGGTGATATCCTTCCCCTGGAAGAAAATCCTTCCCCCCACAATGCGGTACCCCGGCATTCCCATTATGGCCATGAGGAGCGTTGTTTTCCCGGCACCATTGGGACCAAGAAGAACATGGACCTCTCCTTCTCCAATCTCAAGGTCTACACCGTTGAGGATGAGAGAATCACCAACCGCAACCTGCAACCGCTCTACGTAGAGCATGGCTCCCTCCTCTGTCCATTATACCATGACCACCTGCGGCTTATCGAAACCGTTGAAGTTTGTGGCTGAAGCCCAAGAGTATGCTCCAATGTCGGGAACAACAATGAGATCGTCCACTTCAAGAGGAGGAAGAAGAACGTCCTCAGCCACAACGTCAAGGGAATCACAGGTTGGCCCGGCAAGCACTGCGGGAACCCTTTCTTCACTTTCCTTAAGGGCAAAGAACGAAAAGCGAGCTTTATCAAAGGGAATGGCTGAGAACGTTCCGTAGAGGCCATCGTCAAGGTAGTACCAGACTCTCCCGGA
Coding sequences within it:
- a CDS encoding ABC transporter ATP-binding protein, which translates into the protein MLYVERLQVAVGDSLILNGVDLEIGEGEVHVLLGPNGAGKTTLLMAIMGMPGYRIVGGRIFFQGKDITYLDVEERARLGIGMAFQKMPTISGITLRMLGRIVLDRQGVTDSLEEVAARVNCSYLLDRDVGKGFSGGEMKRAELFQLLLQRPLFSMVDEPESGVDLDSIALVGRALRELFERDQVRTKKRSGLVITHTGYILEYLNADRGHVLMNGRIVCSGNPRDLFADIKEKGYEECARCDR